The nucleotide window CTGTGATTTTCAAAGTACTGGTTTCATGCTGTTTTGACATCAGCTACCAACGACATACTGAGCACTGACAAATGCAAATCTGTGGCAAAAAACCTGAAGCTGTTCTTGCCTTGTGAATAATATAGCAGAGGTCTGAGCCTTGAAGCTCTTCTGCAATAATGTACTAGGTGTGTAGCATACTTTGCCTTTTGGTCTGTCTCAACATggttaaagattaaaatgaataaagtgaTTAAAGGAAGTGATGGTCTCCAATGAGTCTTATTACTGGAATGACATGACCTTAATTACTGAGCAAGTTATTCACTGCTATGACGCACTACCACAATACCATGACAACAGataatatttttatgtattttttttaatttatttattttttaaactttttttaactTGTCCACAAGATATTTGCAATTTGTAATCCTTTGTGaagatgtaatgttttaaaaattcaCACTGGCTCATATCCTTGTACAAATCATAAAGCCAGACAGCAATTAATGCCTCATTTTGAAATCCATCAAGGCATCGGGGGACCTGCACAATTTCTCCAACAAACCTTTAGGTACAGAGCTTAGGGAATTatctttttgacatttaatattCTGTGTGAAGGTAAACATGCTTGGGTTTTTAAAACTCACAATATATGGCCACCAAGGACTATGCTATAGTTCAGTGAATACACCCAGTGCTGTTCAAACCATAGTggcataataatacaaaaacctACTATTAATACTTACTTACTTCAATATTTACAACAATTATAGCAATGCAAAAATGAAGAAGCTTCAGGGTGCTTTAATGATGCATTCAGAATCATGCTTAAACTTCCAAGATGGATGAGTGCAAGTAATATGTTTCTAACAATGTCCCCTCTTCTAATGCTTAGCTGaggattttaatgtaaaaattcaTGGTTTGgttaaatgaatcaaaaactAAAGTCATAATGGCATTAGCCCAGCCTACACTGACTACAGTGACACAAAATACTCCTCTTGTTTTTGGAAGCATTGAAACACATGTCTGTATCTGTTATAACAGTGTATATCTGTACTGTCCTTGTattatcttgtgttttattctattttatttaaatgttattgatATGGACCTGTGGATCCATCAGAAATAAAGTTGcatattctttttcttcttctaacaGCAATTGTGACTGCAATTATTACAATAGATATTCTCAAAACAAGGAAAGGAAACGTGGATACTTCAGTTGATGAACAAGTATAATGCACACAGATGAAGACCACATAAAACTAATTGTATCAATGAAAGCACAGGCATAGTGATCAAGTTTAACTGAAGTAATACAAAAGTTAATTATACTATTCATTTCAATGCATAAATTATTGTTGTGATGACAGAAGGTCTCTAATTACACATTCACTGTGAAACCAGATCATCCCTATAGTGCAAGTGTATTGTTTGATAATTTATAAATACACAATACCTTTGAAACACAGAGGTCAAGTGtgtagatattattattattttaacagaaTTAATGTACAGTTTAACTGTTTGATAATTTATGGAATCAATGTTATTGCTATAATGCATGTTGTGAAGAATCaaagataaatatattttattagaCCATTCATACTAAAAGGCTCATTCTATATTCCCtgtgaaatattgttttgttttgtattgcaTCCACTACTGGGAGACAGAATGCATTTGAAGTAAATTTGAAAAGATTTCTCTTTATTAAATCAGTTTCTGGCGATAAAAAACCCAACATTATTCATGAATCCAGTGCACTAATATACGCAAATGGTGTGTTAGGGCACTCTCACCGGACTTTCAGATGAGTCAGACTACTCTGTCTGAATTTGCATCATCACAGAGAAAGGGCCTGGTTGGCATAAGAGGTGCTAAAAAGTGAATGTCTGTCTCTTAGCGAAAGGTTACTCATTAATGATGTGTCCCTACGACGTACCAATGTCATCAATCCATCCAACTGACCAAGTATGGATGAGCAACAGCATAAATTGTGTGTTGTGAGTGTGCCACGTGTATCAATCACTCAGAAAACCCCATTGGAATGAATCCAACAACATTGTGAAACTTTGCTGTTCCCTGTGGGGACTACTTCCTCCAGGGAGATCACAGTTTGGGGTCAAATTGCAGAACAACATGTCAAAAACTTCTGCAACTTCTGGAGGGATTAAAGAGTTCAGATGATTTCCAGCAAGAAGCTTAAATCCCTAAAAATgcaatcaatcatttaaatgtcatcTATAAGATACTATATAGAAACTACAAATTGGTTTACGTGATAAAGGTATTCAAGATAGTCTGACTTTCTTTATCCTGCAAGGCCTATAAATTAACCCTCTACTATCTATCaggaatcaaacatttaaaagaaagtaCGTAATATATCATTCAATCTATTTTCTCAGAGCTAAGTCTTCCATTTAGCAGagttcctttttcttttgtcttttggaTAGTGTAGTGCCACACTGAGAGTCGTTTCACAAGGTCAGGTAGTCAAATCTGAtcacacatttaatatatgaTAGTGCTAATGAAAATGGtttcatataaaatgttttatgatcaGTTGCAAAGTCATGTTTAAAGTTACCTTTGTTGTCTCCTTGTTTGCCCCTGATCCTTATGCTGTGACTAAGTCTTCctgatataaataaacttgcccTTTTCACTTCCACTGACTGCATGAATAAAGTGATTATCAGCACACGTTCAATGTCTTGCACCTTTTCTCTccctgcagggttttttttttaatcactatAAATTCTTTAAATGTAGATGTACAGTAGGAATGTGAGTGCTGTGAGTGCTACCTCTGATAAAATACCAGCCATTTGTTCATAATGACTTTTACAATCAATTATGTGGAATATATGCCTTCAGTTTGATTTGTGTATAGCCATAACGACTTCCATTGGCCATCCCCACTGTGGGGCCCTTTCAACCATCTGCAGCGATTAGTGAATggctgtatttatttattcgtGCTCCACTCTACGTCCTATATATCTCGTCCTTTCAATACAGGGTCGAATTTTAGAGCTAGTCTCAACATTAACACCTATAGTCTTTATTCTACgatgcatttttttaatttattttttattttcaagacTTTCAGgttgcatttaatttaatcatttttgcaaTGACCTTTCACTACAAAGAAAGTAGACCTTTAACAAAACACCAACCTAACAAGATCTTTGCATCATAATTGTATATTTCTATGTGGTACTCTTACTAAAACGGGTACACTGGTACTAATGGGCAGCTGTGATGTTTGCAGGGTGCTGGAAACATTTAGTTTTAGCGTGCACATTACTGAAGAATGCCAGTCTATTATTGCTGCTCTTGTATAAATGGGATAAGAGCCATCTGATAAAATTGACCCGCAGAAAAATTACAGGCATGAAAACAATCCACATTAATAGTCGTGTTGCTATTGCAGACCTTTTCTGACCGaaactgtttttactgtaataacGAGATAACAAtcttagttgttttttttatagatagTATGTTTTTAATTCCCAAAAATAAACAGCGAATggacttttctgttttctgataTGCCCTTAATCTTACTGCCGCCTACAGGCTTTCTTAACAAGAAGTGTGTTGGTTGAATTCTGGCGTGCGTTTGCAGACCACTGCTGCCAGGGTTGCAGTAAATTATCAGGATTTACAGCTAATTACTCGAAAATGTTCTATTCAGTCCCAGTGACGTGATTGCATTAATTATTACAGCCAAGCTAAATATATCTCATATTACTGCAAACGatttatatccacattactatCAGCCGATGTGTTGATAATCACACATTCAAATAAGCGACAGAACTTGAAGTTgtgtgatatatattttttttaatttgctctttTGATGCTCTAGAAATCTACTATGTAACAATGCTCCTTTGTACAAGACGCACGGTAGCGCATTGTACGCAGTGCCAGAGTGAACAGACATATCAAGTTATAGGACCTACCCATGGgtagaaggaagaaaaagggcAGCCAACACAGGATGAACATCCCCACGACGATGGCGAGGGTTTTAGCAGCTTTTTTCTCCCTGGAAAACTTCATCAGCCGCACAGAGAGCGAACTTCGAAACGGGTGGTTTTTGTTGCTCTTTGAGCTGTCCGGACGTGCATCCTCCAGCACGCTGCGACAGTGTATCCGAAGGACCACTTCCATCGACTTATTTCTCTCTCGTTTGACACCCGCTTCTAAACTCTTAGTAGTCCTGCGGGCCACCACATAGACCCTAAAATACATGATGAGAATGACCATGAGCGGGAGGTAGAAAGAAAAGAGCGAGGAGAAGAGCGCGTATCCCGGCTCCTCTGTGATCTTGCAGATGCTCTCATCTACAGGCGGTGGTTCCTTCCATCCCAGCAGCGGTCCAACAGAGATAACCGTGGATGATACCCAAACTAAGATTAAAATAGCCACTgccttcctctctgtcattATACTGGGGTATTTAAGACAGTGTTTCACACCTATGTACCGGTCGATGGAGATGATGCAGAGGCTGAGGATGGATGCGGTACAGCAGAGCACATCCACCGCTGCCCAGATGTTACAGAAAACACGGCCAAACACCCAGCATCCCAACACTTCCAAAGACGCAGAGAAAGGCAGCACAATAATACTCAACAGCAGGTCTGCCATAGCTAAATTGACAATGAAATAGTTTGTGACAGTCTGTAAATGTTTATTACACACCACAGACAGGATAACCAAAATGTTCCCAACGATTGCCACCAAAATAAAAACGGAGAGAAATATCCCAACCCCGACAACCTGTGAGTCCAATGTGAATTTCCTGCACGACGTGTTGCTGTTGTTGGGAAATATATGATCCAAAACAGATCCATTGAAAGCTTCAGTGAAATAGATCCCATAGTTGCTTTCGTTCCTCAAGCTAGAGTCTGTCATTTTGAAACGCCATAAAGAGAACTTTAGAGTAAGTTTGCTGAGGAAAGCAGTGTGTTGGGCATTATTTCAGTCTCATTTGCGTTCTCGTCCCaccaagaaaaaaatcaagcGGGTGTCCTCGCAGTCAAAATTTGCCACGGGAAATTAACCAAGCAAGGaatgctatttaaaaaacagaaatataagaATAGCCCATGTAGACAGAGGGAGATTTATGCAGGactaagtctttttttttaacaagagaAGAATTCAACGCAATAAATAGTGTTGGTATTAGGTTCGCAAAGTAAGGATGCAAAAGTAAATCAAATAGCCTAAATATGGCTTCATCGTTCCCTGCGCTGGTTTTCCACTGGTGGCATCCTTTCTAACAACTCCCTGATCACAGAGTCAGAGCTGGTACAGCAGGTCTGAACCTACAGCTCCACCCACACgtcaaatatttactgttgtGTTCACTGTCTCCACAAGAGAGCGTACCTCTAAATCTGGTCACCAAGTCCATATGGCACACTAATTGAAACTGGTCAGCCACTTTTCATAAAATTTACGTGACGTATTTTAACCTATAGGTGTCAAATGCAGCATCTATTTGTattcaaatttaataaaaatgtttaaaggtgTTATAAAACAATGGGTCTTGatagaaaaatattgttttaacagaagagagaaaaaaagctgtaacAACTCATTTTCCCCTCTGCATAGATAAGACAAAGCATCATCAGTCAGATCATCTAAACTGCCACAGGGCACCAACACAACAGCTCTGACACCAGAGTGAAAACTTAGTGCCTTGAGGCAAAGCTGTGAAGTTTCCCAGTGACACCACAGCTGCCATCCCCAGGCCTAGTGTGCATAACTTAAGTA belongs to Scomber scombrus chromosome 2, fScoSco1.1, whole genome shotgun sequence and includes:
- the adra1d gene encoding alpha-1D adrenergic receptor, whose translation is MTDSSLRNESNYGIYFTEAFNGSVLDHIFPNNSNTSCRKFTLDSQVVGVGIFLSVFILVAIVGNILVILSVVCNKHLQTVTNYFIVNLAMADLLLSIIVLPFSASLEVLGCWVFGRVFCNIWAAVDVLCCTASILSLCIISIDRYIGVKHCLKYPSIMTERKAVAILILVWVSSTVISVGPLLGWKEPPPVDESICKITEEPGYALFSSLFSFYLPLMVILIMYFRVYVVARRTTKSLEAGVKRERNKSMEVVLRIHCRSVLEDARPDSSKSNKNHPFRSSLSVRLMKFSREKKAAKTLAIVVGMFILCWLPFFFLLPMGSFFPSLKPSETVFKVVFWLGYFNSCINPMIYPCSIKEFQRAFTRLLRCQCHHRRRVLRRFYDQRWRTAVRGMTRDQRGEYKPGYTVHESCGSSLLHKGKGRSLSFKRWSLFPPLQKSSFQLKEKVNNLSNKIKGGTGKGATPAVGRIEIVDTVSMGIYNACEQSSYQFYDLAECYGLKETDI